The nucleotide sequence GAATGGCGGCGCAACGGCGGCCAGCCGGCCTTCGTCAAACGGAGCTTCGCGACGCAGGAATGGCAGGGCGAAGCGCTCGCCGGCCGCACCATCCTGCTTTACGCCGAGCAGGGGCTCGGCGACACCATCCAGTTCTGCCGCTACGTGCCGATGGTCGAAGCGCTGGGAGCGCGCATCGTGCTGCAGGTTCACGCCGGGCTGGTTTCGCTGGTTGCGGCCGCCTTCCCGGCCGCCGTCGTCGTCGCCAATGGCGAGCCGCTGCCGCCGTTCGACTGCCACTTCCCGCTGATGAGCCTGGCCTGGCGGTTCGGCACCACGCTCGACACCGTTCCGGCCGAGGTGCCCTACCTCGCCGTCGATCCGGCCAAGCGCGCGGCGTGGCAGGCACGGCTGAGCGGCGCCGACGGCCTCAAGGTCGGGCTGGTGTGGGCGGGAAACGCGAAGACCAAGCACGACCGCCAGCGCTCGCTGGCCGCCGCCGCGCTGCTGCCGCACCTGCCGCGCGCGGGCGTGTCGCTGTTCAGCCTGCAGAAGGACTGCCGGCCCGGCGACGAGGCGGCGCTCGCCGCCTTCGGCGGCCCTGTCACCGACCTGGCGCCGCTGCTGGGCGACTTCTCCGACACCGCCGCGGCGGTGTCCGCACTCGACCTGGTGATCTCGGTCGACAGCGCGGTCGCGCACCTCGCCGGCGCGCTGGCACGGCCGACCTGGGTGCTGCTGCCCTACGCGCTCGACTGGCGCTGGCTGCGCGAGCGCGCCGACAGCCCGTGGTACCCCACCGTTCGGCTGTTCCGCCAGCATGCGGCGGGCGACTGGTCGGATGTGCTGGCGAAGGCCGGCGCGGCGCTGCACGCGGCGGCGCGTCAAGGCGCGGTGCCGCCATTCGTCCGTTACGCGCCGCCCGACGCGCCCGCAGGCATGGAGGTCGCATCCGCCGCCTGACGATCCGTCGCGCTACGCCGCAAGCGGCCGCGGCGCGGCAACACGCCGGAAGCCGGATGACAGACATGAAAGATGAGCCGGAAGATGGACGCATCGTTCGTTGAGAAATGGCAGGGGCTGCGCGTCGTCGTTGTGGGCGATGTCATGCTCGACCGGTTCATCTACGGTCAGGTCGAACGGATTTCGCCCGAGGCGCCGATCCCGATCCTCCATTTCCAGTCCGAGAAGGCGATGCTCGGCGGCGCCGCCAACGTCGCGCGCAATGTCGTCGCGCTGGGCGGCCGCGCGGTGCTGATCGGCGCACTCGGCCAGGACGACGGCGGCGACCTGATCGCCAACAAGCTCACGGTGCAGGAGGGCATCGACGGCAGCTTCGTGCGCATCGCCGGCCACCCCACCACGCTCAAGACCCGCTACGTCTCCGGCATCCACCAGATCATGCGGCTCGACGTCGAGCGCCGGCTGGCGCTCGATATCGCGACGGCCGACGACATCTGCGCCCGGTTCGCCGCCGTGGTCGGCGATGCCGACGCGGTGGTGCTGTCCGACTACGACAAGGGCGTGCTGTCGCGCGAGGTGATCCGCCGCATCGTCGGCCTGGCGCGCAGCCGGGGCGTTCCGATCGTGGTCGACCCCAAGGTGCGCGACATCGACCGCTATGCCGGCGCCACGGTGCTGACGCCGAACGCCGCCGAGGCCGCCATGATCACCGGACTCGACTGCCGACAGGACGACAGTGCCGGCATTGCCGCCCGGCGGCTGTGCGAACTGGCCGCGGTCGAGACCGTGGTCGTCACCCGCGGCGCCCAGGGCATGACGATCTGGGACCCCGCCAACCGGCCGGCCGGGCCGACCACCATCGCCACCGCCGCCTCGGAGGTGTTCGACGTGTCCGGCGCCGGCGATACCGTGGTCGCCGCGCTGGCACTGGCGCTCGCCAACGGCGCCTCGGTGACCGACAGCGCTAGCATCGCCAATGTCGCGGCCGGCATCGCCGTCGGCAAGCGCGGCACCGCGGTGGTGCGCGCACGCGAGTTGGCCAAGGCGCTCAAGGGCATCAGCGGCAGCGATCTGAAGATCGTGTCGAACACGGAGGCCGCCGTCACCGTCGCCGACTGGAAGGCGCACGGCCTGCGGGTCGGCTTCACCAATGGCTGCTTCGACCTGATCCACCCCGGCCACATCGAGTTGCTGTGGCGCGCCCGCGCGGCTTGCGACCGGCTGGTGGTCGCGCTCAACACCGACGCCTCGGTGCGCCGCCTCAAGGGCAGCAGCCGCCCGGTCCAGCGCGAGTGGGCGCGCTCGGTGGTGATGGCCGCGATCAACCACGTCGACCTCGTCACGCTGTTCGACGAGGACACCCCGCTGGAGCTGATCCAGAGCCTGAAGCCGGACTGCCTGATCAAAGGCGCCGACTACACCATCGACAATGTGGTGGGCGCCGATTTCGTCCGCACCTACGGCGGCCAGGTGCTGCTGGTGCCGCTGGAGGATGGCCACAGCACCACCTCGATCATCAGCCGCGCCAACGTCGGGGCGGCGGCATGACCGCGCCAGCCCAACCGCGCCTCGCGCTGCTCGACCGCGACGGCACCATCATCATCGACCGCGGCTACCTCGCCGACCCTTCCGGCATCGCGTTCGCCCCCGGAGCGCTGGCCGGCCTCCGCCTTTTGCGCGACGCCGGCTTCACGCTGGCGCTGGTCACCAACCAATCCGGCATCGCCCGCGGCTATTTCGACGAGGCGACGCTGGCGGCGATCCACCGCCGCCTCGAAGCCCTGCTGGCGGCCGAGGGACTGCACCTCGGCGCGGTCTACCACTGCCCGCACGGCCCGGACGATGGCTGCGCCTGCCGAAAGCCGGCGCCGGGCCTACTGACCGCAGCGATGCGCGACCTCGGCTTTGCGCCGGACGAGGCAGTGATGATCGGCGACAGCTGCGGCGACATGGCTGCGGCGGCTGCCGCCGGCATCGAGGGCATCCGCATCGGGCCGGGGGCCGCGCCTGATTTCCTCGACGCCGCGCAGCGCGCCATCGGCCACTTCGCGCGCCGGCGGGCGGCCTGATAGCATCGGCGGCAGCAGCCAGCCACCGCAGATTCCCTTCAACCGCGAGCGCTGAGCGATGGCCTTGACGCAACCGGTCCGCAACGACCGCCCTGCCGATCCCGCCCTCGCCGCGGCAACGCGGCAGGCGGGCCGCTGGCTGCGCGAAGCGGCGCTGCCGCTGTGGGCCAGCCGCGGCTTCGACCCCCACCGCGACGCATTCGAAGAACAGCTTCATTTCACCGGCGAGCCAGTTGCGGGCGTGCCGCGGCGGACCATGGTGCAGGCCCGCCAGATCGCGGTGTTCGCCGCCGCCGCGCTGTCCGGCCGCTTTCCTGGCGCCAACCTCGCACTGCGGGCGGCGCAGCGCTGGGTGCGCGCCCATCTCGCCAGCGACGGCCGGCCGGGGTGGGTGTTCTCGGTCGACCGCGACGGCGGCGTGGTCGACGGCCGCCGCGACCTCTACGCCCATGCCTTCGCCCTGTTCGCGCTGGCATTGGTGATGCGGCTCCAGCGCGACCGCGCGTTCGACGACGCGCTGGCGGCCACGCTCGACATCGTCGACGGCGCCTTCGCCGATCCTGCCGCCAGCGGCTACTGGGACTGCCTGCCGCGGCAGGACCGGCTGCGCCGCCAGAACCCGCACATGCACCTGTTCGAGGCGTTCCTGGCGTTGTGGCAGACCACGCAGCGCGACGACATGCTGGCACGCTGCCGCCGCCTGCAGCAGCTGGCGCTGCGGCGCTTCCTCGACCCCGACCGCGGCGCGCTGCGCGAGCAGTTCGACGATCGCTGGACGGTGCACCCCGCCCCCGGCCAGGGCGCCGTCGAGCCGGGCCACCTGTTTGAGTGGGCGTGGCTGCTGCGCCGCTACGAGCACGCCAGCGGTGAGGACCAGACCGCGCCGGTGACGGCGATGCTCGACTTCGCGATCCGGGCCGGGCTCGACGCCGGCCGCGGCCGCATCGTCGACGAGATCGGCGAGAGCGGCGAACTCCGCGCCCGCTCCAGCCGCTCGTGGCCGCACACCGAGGCGCTCAAGGCGCTGGCCGCCGAGGCAGGCCGCGGCAACCTGTTCCACCGCCAGTTGATCGCTCCGATCGGCCATCGGCTGATGACGGTCCATTGCCGGCCGGATCTCAAAGGCGGCTGGATCGACCACGTCGACGCCGACGACCGGCCGATCAGCACGATCATGCCGGCCAGCACGCTCTACCACCTCTATTTCGGCATT is from Blastochloris viridis and encodes:
- a CDS encoding D-glycero-alpha-D-manno-heptose-1,7-bisphosphate 7-phosphatase, with product MTAPAQPRLALLDRDGTIIIDRGYLADPSGIAFAPGALAGLRLLRDAGFTLALVTNQSGIARGYFDEATLAAIHRRLEALLAAEGLHLGAVYHCPHGPDDGCACRKPAPGLLTAAMRDLGFAPDEAVMIGDSCGDMAAAAAAGIEGIRIGPGAAPDFLDAAQRAIGHFARRRAA
- the rfaE1 gene encoding D-glycero-beta-D-manno-heptose-7-phosphate kinase — translated: MDASFVEKWQGLRVVVVGDVMLDRFIYGQVERISPEAPIPILHFQSEKAMLGGAANVARNVVALGGRAVLIGALGQDDGGDLIANKLTVQEGIDGSFVRIAGHPTTLKTRYVSGIHQIMRLDVERRLALDIATADDICARFAAVVGDADAVVLSDYDKGVLSREVIRRIVGLARSRGVPIVVDPKVRDIDRYAGATVLTPNAAEAAMITGLDCRQDDSAGIAARRLCELAAVETVVVTRGAQGMTIWDPANRPAGPTTIATAASEVFDVSGAGDTVVAALALALANGASVTDSASIANVAAGIAVGKRGTAVVRARELAKALKGISGSDLKIVSNTEAAVTVADWKAHGLRVGFTNGCFDLIHPGHIELLWRARAACDRLVVALNTDASVRRLKGSSRPVQREWARSVVMAAINHVDLVTLFDEDTPLELIQSLKPDCLIKGADYTIDNVVGADFVRTYGGQVLLVPLEDGHSTTSIISRANVGAAA
- a CDS encoding AGE family epimerase/isomerase, giving the protein MALTQPVRNDRPADPALAAATRQAGRWLREAALPLWASRGFDPHRDAFEEQLHFTGEPVAGVPRRTMVQARQIAVFAAAALSGRFPGANLALRAAQRWVRAHLASDGRPGWVFSVDRDGGVVDGRRDLYAHAFALFALALVMRLQRDRAFDDALAATLDIVDGAFADPAASGYWDCLPRQDRLRRQNPHMHLFEAFLALWQTTQRDDMLARCRRLQQLALRRFLDPDRGALREQFDDRWTVHPAPGQGAVEPGHLFEWAWLLRRYEHASGEDQTAPVTAMLDFAIRAGLDAGRGRIVDEIGESGELRARSSRSWPHTEALKALAAEAGRGNLFHRQLIAPIGHRLMTVHCRPDLKGGWIDHVDADDRPISTIMPASTLYHLYFGISALEELP
- a CDS encoding tetratricopeptide repeat protein; protein product: MTPNNDRTGTLPQPSAASGADLAALARACVANPADAAAFASMAAHVAAAATPELAAATVGTVATLWPDNPNLFVSLGLAAIYQEHARDAVAVFRSALQRMPQAPQLYAGLGLALMKNGELDEAIATYGTAATLAPARAVEWLAEANHEMALVLRSRGQFQAAAAAIEQALALRPDWPDAHCNLGLVYRADERLDEAIRCYRRAIELDPCHVIAHSNLGSALREAGRPEEAMAVLHRAIELAPDGMEGYGNLANVMQGLGRIDDARALLDRAISCRPDHPKHALARFNRALLIMLDGDLARGFAEYEWRRNGGQPAFVKRSFATQEWQGEALAGRTILLYAEQGLGDTIQFCRYVPMVEALGARIVLQVHAGLVSLVAAAFPAAVVVANGEPLPPFDCHFPLMSLAWRFGTTLDTVPAEVPYLAVDPAKRAAWQARLSGADGLKVGLVWAGNAKTKHDRQRSLAAAALLPHLPRAGVSLFSLQKDCRPGDEAALAAFGGPVTDLAPLLGDFSDTAAAVSALDLVISVDSAVAHLAGALARPTWVLLPYALDWRWLRERADSPWYPTVRLFRQHAAGDWSDVLAKAGAALHAAARQGAVPPFVRYAPPDAPAGMEVASAA